The following coding sequences are from one Nodularia sp. LEGE 06071 window:
- a CDS encoding DUF2973 domain-containing protein — translation MLHLLYILAFTILASLAVANLIRNLIMFSFDRERVYPGKYSSTDNQGYLSSRKQFIPHPELLDNAGNLIKEPLLVMRSVNVEDARQQLDALYESSPGHKSDRQEEG, via the coding sequence ATGTTACACCTACTTTACATTCTGGCTTTTACAATTCTTGCTTCTTTAGCCGTTGCTAACTTAATCCGCAACTTGATTATGTTCAGTTTTGATCGAGAGCGAGTTTATCCAGGTAAATATTCATCAACCGATAATCAAGGCTATCTCTCTTCCAGAAAACAATTTATTCCCCACCCAGAATTATTAGACAACGCGGGTAACTTAATTAAAGAACCTTTGTTAGTCATGCGTTCCGTCAACGTTGAAGATGCTCGTCAACAGTTAGATGCTCTTTATGAATCTTCTCCAGGACACAAAAGCGACCGTCAAGAAGAAGGTTAA